A genomic stretch from Canis lupus baileyi chromosome 3, mCanLup2.hap1, whole genome shotgun sequence includes:
- the POU2F3 gene encoding POU domain, class 2, transcription factor 3 isoform X5 yields MMPGNQMSGDMTSLHPLQQLVLVPGHLQSVSQFLLSQTQSGQQGLQPNLLPFPQQQSSLLLPQTGPGLASQAIGRPGLPGSSLEPHLEASPHLPVPKHLPNSGGADEPSDLEELEKFAKTFKQRRIKLGFTQGDVGLAMGKLYGNDFSQTTISRFEALNLSFKNMCKLKPLLEKWLHDAETSPSDPSMNTPSSFPTLNEVFGRKRKKRTSIETNIRLTLEKRFQDNPKPSSEEISMIAEQLSMEKEVVRVWFCNRRQKEKRINCPVTTPIKSPIYNSRLVSPSGSLGPLSVPPVHSTMPGTVTSSCSPGNNSRPSSPGSGLHANSPTASQNNSKAAVSSSSFNSSGSWYRWNHPTYLH; encoded by the exons ATGATGCCTGGAAACCAAATGTCTGGG GACATGACCTCCCTCCATCCACTCCAGCAGCTCGTGCTGGTTCCTGGCCACCTCCAGTCTGTATCCCAGTTCCTGCTATCTCAGACCCAATCTGGGCAGCAAG GTCTGCAGCCAAATCTTCTCCCCTTTCCACAGCAACAAAGCTCTCTCCTCCTCCCGCAGACAGGGCCTGGCCTGGCGTCCCAG GCAATTGGGCGCCCCGGGCTGCCAGGATCTTCTTTAGAACCTCATCTGGAAGCGTCCCCGCATCTCCCAGTGCCCAAGCATCTACCCAACTCTGGAGGGGCTGACGAGCCCAGTGATTTGGAAGAGCTGGAGAAGTTTGCCAAGACTTTCAAGCAGAGGCGCATTAAGCTGGGCTTCACACAG GGAGATGTGGGGCTGGCGATGGGAAAGCTGTACGGCAACGACTTCAGCCAGACCACCATCTCACGATTCGAGGCCCTCAATCTGAGCTTCAAGAACATGTGCAAGCTCAAGCCACTGCTGGAGAAGTGGTTGCATGATGCAG AAACCTCTCCATCAGACCCCTCGATGAACACCCCCAGCTCTTTCCCCACCCTCAACGAAGTGTtcgggaggaagaggaagaaacggACCAGCATCGAGACCAATATCCGCCTGACTCTGGAGAAGAGATTTCAAGAT AACCCCAAACCCAGCTCAGAGGAGATCTCCATGATTGCAGAGCAGCTGTCCATGGAGAAGGAGGTGGTAAGAGTCTGGTTCTGCAACCGACGTCAGAAGGAGAAGCGAATCAACTGCCCTGTGACCACACCCATCAAATCACCCATTTACAACTCCCGCCTG gtctctccctctgggtctctgggccccctctctgtccctcctgtccACAGCACCATGCCTGGAACAG TAACGTCATCCTGTTCCCCTGGGAACAACAGCAGGCCTTCGTCTCCTGGCTCAGGACTCCACGCCAACAGCCCCACTGCATCTCAAAATAACTCCAAAGCGGCAGTGAGCTCCTCCAGTTTTAACTCTTCAGG
- the POU2F3 gene encoding POU domain, class 2, transcription factor 3 isoform X4 has protein sequence MPAHAMEPGSPSGPDMTSLHPLQQLVLVPGHLQSVSQFLLSQTQSGQQGLQPNLLPFPQQQSSLLLPQTGPGLASQAIGRPGLPGSSLEPHLEASPHLPVPKHLPNSGGADEPSDLEELEKFAKTFKQRRIKLGFTQGDVGLAMGKLYGNDFSQTTISRFEALNLSFKNMCKLKPLLEKWLHDAETSPSDPSMNTPSSFPTLNEVFGRKRKKRTSIETNIRLTLEKRFQDNPKPSSEEISMIAEQLSMEKEVVRVWFCNRRQKEKRINCPVTTPIKSPIYNSRLVSPSGSLGPLSVPPVHSTMPGTVTSSCSPGNNSRPSSPGSGLHANSPTASQNNSKAAVSSSSFNSSGSWYRWNHPTYLH, from the exons ATGCCAGCCCATGCCATGGAGCCCGGTAGTCCCAGCGGGCCA GACATGACCTCCCTCCATCCACTCCAGCAGCTCGTGCTGGTTCCTGGCCACCTCCAGTCTGTATCCCAGTTCCTGCTATCTCAGACCCAATCTGGGCAGCAAG GTCTGCAGCCAAATCTTCTCCCCTTTCCACAGCAACAAAGCTCTCTCCTCCTCCCGCAGACAGGGCCTGGCCTGGCGTCCCAG GCAATTGGGCGCCCCGGGCTGCCAGGATCTTCTTTAGAACCTCATCTGGAAGCGTCCCCGCATCTCCCAGTGCCCAAGCATCTACCCAACTCTGGAGGGGCTGACGAGCCCAGTGATTTGGAAGAGCTGGAGAAGTTTGCCAAGACTTTCAAGCAGAGGCGCATTAAGCTGGGCTTCACACAG GGAGATGTGGGGCTGGCGATGGGAAAGCTGTACGGCAACGACTTCAGCCAGACCACCATCTCACGATTCGAGGCCCTCAATCTGAGCTTCAAGAACATGTGCAAGCTCAAGCCACTGCTGGAGAAGTGGTTGCATGATGCAG AAACCTCTCCATCAGACCCCTCGATGAACACCCCCAGCTCTTTCCCCACCCTCAACGAAGTGTtcgggaggaagaggaagaaacggACCAGCATCGAGACCAATATCCGCCTGACTCTGGAGAAGAGATTTCAAGAT AACCCCAAACCCAGCTCAGAGGAGATCTCCATGATTGCAGAGCAGCTGTCCATGGAGAAGGAGGTGGTAAGAGTCTGGTTCTGCAACCGACGTCAGAAGGAGAAGCGAATCAACTGCCCTGTGACCACACCCATCAAATCACCCATTTACAACTCCCGCCTG gtctctccctctgggtctctgggccccctctctgtccctcctgtccACAGCACCATGCCTGGAACAG TAACGTCATCCTGTTCCCCTGGGAACAACAGCAGGCCTTCGTCTCCTGGCTCAGGACTCCACGCCAACAGCCCCACTGCATCTCAAAATAACTCCAAAGCGGCAGTGAGCTCCTCCAGTTTTAACTCTTCAGG